The sequence TTATCCGGGTGTATTGTTAAATATTTTACAACCAATGAGTAGGATATCCGAAAAAAATAACTGTAATTTACTTTATTCATTCCATTTTTGATAATAAAGATAATGCATTCAATTCCCCTTCTGTCGGTTTTTCGGGGTTTTGTCTTCGATAAATCCTTCTCAGAGAAAGAGGAAAAACAGGTTAATTTTTCTCAGGAGCATACGTGTTGAACATCTCATCCCCTACACATTCCCTGGCATATTTGCACCACTGCACACAGGATACAATATCATTGAATATCTCAAGATTACAGCCCTGACAGGTTGCTTTCATATCATCGGAGAAAATTTCAACTTCTTCACCACAGCGAGGACAGATTTTTATCTCCAGGGTTGGTGATTTCAGATTGGATACACCCGGACATGTATGTATCATACCAGAGATCTGACGGTGATTTTTATAGCCTTTGCGTCGTTGAAAAAAACATCCTGAATTTTTCACAAAATCTTTGTGAGAGAGAAATTGTATGAAAACCAGGAACATCCTTTACACTATACAGGACACGCAATTATTTTTGATGATTTCCAAAATAATCGCCTTAACCTATAAATTCATTAAAATCCTAAACGATTTACGAGAATCTGATCACCATGACAAACAGAAATCTTCGTATTATAATTATGGCTATTTCAAAGATATTCATACAACACTGAAAAATGGGAATAATAATCAAAAACCAGGAAATCACCAGCCATACCTGCACACCGGTCTGAACCATGGAACCCATCACTCATCTAAAAGAAGAGATCCAGATTCTCTGTGCCGGGTTTTCTTCGCATTTCATCGAACGTGACGAGGAAATACGTGGTGCCATCCTTGCAATCCTCTCAAATGAAAACATCCTCTATCTCGGTCCTCCTGGAACTGCGAAAACATATCTTGCTCAGAACATTTGTAATTCTATCAAAGGGGCAGAATTTTTTTCCTATCTCCTGACGAGGTTTACCACTCCGGAAGAGATTTTCGGCCCACTGTCACTTCAATCCCTTGAACGTGATGAATTCAGGAGAAAGACCGAGGGATGCCTCCCTTCCTCTCATATCGCTTTTCTTGACGAGATCTTTAAGGCGAACAGTTCTATCCTCAACAGCCTGCTCACCATCTTAAACGAGCGACGGTTTCATAATGGAACTGACATTATCAATACGCCTCTTCTGACAGTATTCGGAGCATCAAATGAACTCCCTGAAGAAGATGAAAACCTTGAGGCACTTTATGACCGATTTCTCTTCAGGTATGATGTCCGGTACATTCAGAGTCCGGATAATGTGAGAACACTGCTCTTTTGTACTGACACTTCATTTATTCCCCCGGTAACTCTCACTACGGATAAGGTAGCCCAGATCCGGAATCAGGCGAGGTCTGTTTCCATCCCCGAAGAAGTGCAGAATAGTATCCTCTCCTTAAAACGGCAGCTCGAACATCAGGATGGAGAAGATGATGAAAATGTTCGGGTGTCTGATCGGCGGTGGAAGAAGATAACCGGAGTGCTCAAGGTTGCAGCAGCCGCAAATGGGACTAAAACAGTTGACAGGACCATGCTCCTCCTATTGCAGCATCTCCTCTGGGACCTGCCAGAACAGAAAGATCGGATTCGGTCCATCATAATCGAACATATGGTCACTGGAGGAACGGATACGAAAAGGCTTGAGGTGGGAATCCGACAGGTGTATCGGATGCTTACCCAGGAGGATGGGATCCACGAAAATGCCCGGTTACCAGTTCCTGTCTTCGCTCATGACAGTGACGGGAACAAGCAGAAGATTATCTCATTTGGAGAACTGATCGCGGCTTCAAAAGAGAAAAAATATTATTATTTTTCGATTGAGACCTCATTTTCAACCGGGTACCCGTTCTCTCAAATAATGGGAATATTAGAGAGTGAGTACCAGTTTTCGCCCAAAAGATACCAGGCTTCAGAAATCCGGGAGATCTGTGAGGCAGAGTATGCCAATCTCATGGAGGAATATCAGAAATTTGTAAACACTGTCAGAGACGATAGTAATCTACTGAAACAAAACCTTGAAGCAAATATCTGGCTCACATGCTCTGATATTGATGAAGTGCTATCTGTTCGGCAGAATTACCTTGCCTGGTTGCCTCTCCTTGAAGAGAATATGAATGCCCTTTCTGTTGCTATCCGGTCCTGAATTCCAGTGACTAATACCATGAACCCCTTTCTTTCCAGCCCAGAACCTTTGTATCCCAACTCACCTATTGGAAGAAACCTTGTCCGTGATATTGCCATTGTGCCCCGTCGAATTTCCTACAATATTCGTGAGGAACTTGTATCAATTATGGTTCTGGAGCTTATGGAAGGGATACATTGCACAATTCGTGATTCGCATAAGTTCAGGGAGCGGTATGGGATCTTCTACCAGATTCTTATCCACCTTCGTTATTCTCCATTGTGGCATGAAATACAGGACCTGGCCGGAGATTCTCCGGAGACTGCAGCTCCTGCAGCCCGTTTTTTCATTACCAAGATACTTGACCTTCTTGATAGGGCTTATGTTCCTGGAACGGAGCTTTATGCAGATATTGATGAAGAGATACAGGCATTTCTTGTTGCTCTGGAGCATTCAGGTGATGAAACGGTACAGGATAAACCAGATACCATGACCACTGATCTGTCATCTCTTCTTCATGAACTTACAGAACTCCTCTCCAGACTGACAACCGATGACCTTGGTTATCCACCAGTGTTGAATGAGTTCTGTAGGGATTGCATGACTGCCATTGAACATTGTAAGGATGGAGAAGAGCAGAAAGAACACCAATCAGCCCCTGAATCGAATACCCTTGAAAATCTACTTGATGAGTTTGAACAGGCGGTTCATGATCTTGAAAAGAAAGCAGATCCTGAAAAGGACGATTCAGGTGGAACGAAAACCAGTGTACCGCAGAACGGACCAGGAGGGCATGGAGAAGGTACTATCCGGGCAGATAATCTCTCACGGATTGCATCTCTTATCCATAAGATTTTGGATCATTTCCAGGGACAGGACATGCAATTGACTGAATTGGATGGGATACAGCCTGAGTTTTGGAAGTCTGGAGAAGAGTCCAGAAGACTCCAGTCCATTCTTCAAAAGACTGTCATTGATCCTGCCAGTTCTCTCATTCAATCTCTGGATCCTCACCGGAGAGCGATACGGTTTCTTGCTGAGGCCCAACCTGGGACTGACTGGGGGCTGGATATGACTTCAGAAAAGATAGCAGTGATTGAGAAACTGGAGCTGTTTGCGAGGTATGCGGAGAAGAATCAGGAGCTAAAACGAATTATACGGCAGATCGGGAGAATGAGATATGACATTGGTGTTCTTTCTCATGGTATCTCTCCGATGAGTAGATCAGAGATGTACTCTATCACCCGATCCAGGGATATCGCCCGTCTTCTCCCAATTGAAATGGTGAAAATATCACATCCAAAATTAAAATTAAAATTCTTTGCTGATTTTTCCGAGGGAAAACTACTTACCTATAATCTTAAGGGCCCAGGGCAGGCAGGTGGCAAACCAAAGAAGAAAATGGGGCCGGTTGTTGCCCTTGTGGATACATCCGGGTCAATGAACGGATTTCCAGAAACGATTGCCAAGTCGATTATATTTGCACTTGCAACCCGGATGGTGCGAGAGAAACGGGATGTAAAGGTGATTCTCTTCTCCGGTCCGGGTGATACGAGTGAGATTGAGATGTCACCGGAGAGGATGATGACTGACGGGTTTCTGTTATTTCTTCAGAGATCATTTGGAGGAGGGACTGATTTTATGACCGCCCTCTATTCAGGTCTTGAATCGCTCCACCAGCCAGCTTTTCGGGGTGCTGACCTGCTTTTCCTGACTGATGGTGTCTCTGAGATCTCGGGCAGGGGAGTAATCACCGAGTGGAAACGGGTGAAAAAAGAGCAGGATGCCCGAATTTTTTCGTTTATTATCGGCGGAGATGATGTAGGAGGACTGTCATCGATTTCAGATTATGTTTACTTTATAGAGGAGGATCCAGAGAGGATGCTCCGGATTATCCCATCTCCTGATAATCCGGCATTGTGACTTTTGTGACCGGAGAAAAAACAGGCTGATCGGAGATGACCGGAGAAAATTTTTCTCCACCACTTTTCTCTTCAGATTCGCAAGCCGGGTCCAGAATGGCTTTGGTACCCACTTTTTCACCTGACCGGAGAAAACCGCCGGGGGGAGAGAGGAGGACATATTGGGCTATGTGTGCACTCTGTACCCAGATTTTTTCTCCGGTCATTCTCTAAGTAATTATTAATCAGATTATTCTAAGAATACTCTTTATTCTGCTCTTCTTTGGGTGGAGAAAAATTTTCTCCAGGGGGCCGCTGACATTCTCCGGTCTCTCCGGTAACTAGTTTTGATTTACCTGTTCCAGAGTCTGATGGAACATCATCATGATCGTTTTTCTTCGGACTATGTACTGTCTCCATCTTCATCCCGATCATTGTTGTCATTTCGGTTAAAATCCCCGGATAACCCCTATTTTTAAAAAGATCCAAAAAAAGAATTGAATCTTAAGAAACTTTCTCGAACACTTCTTTCCCCTCCAGGCAGAGCGGACAGAGCCAGTCATCAGGGAGATCTTCAAATGCAGTACCGGGTGGAATTTGATTTTTTTCATCACCCTTTGCGGGATCATACACATATCCACAAACTGTGCATTCATATGAATCCATTTGCATCATTCCTTCTAATCCAATCTTATTAAATAAATCACAAGGAACCGGTATAAACATCTGCTATCTAGGATCTATTCAGGCAGGAACCATCCGTTTCATGTCTTCTTCTACAGTGCTGTTCTTGCCGATGTTGAAATTATCAACCAGAACCTTCAGCACTCCGGGGGAAACAAATCCAGGGAGTTTCGGCCCAAGAGTGATATTTTTTACCCCGAGCGAGAGCAGAGCATACAGCACAAGACAGGCCTTCTGCTCATACCAGGCAATATTGTATGAGATAGGAAGTTCATTGATATCAACACCGAATGCTTTGGCGAGTGCCTGTGCAATAACTACGAGTGAATAACAATCATTGCACTGACCTGCATCTATCACCCGGGGGATGCCTCCGATAGTTCCAAGATCCAGGAAATTGTACCGGAACTTGGCACAACCAGCGGTCAGGATCACGGTATCTTTTGGAAGAGCTAATGCAAAATCCGTGTAGTATTGGCGCTCAGCCCGACGTCCGTCACATCCGGCCATAACAATAAATCTCTTGATATCTCCGTTCTTTACCGCTTCAACAACGGTACCTGCCAGTGCAAGAACCGCTTCATGAGCACAGCCAGTGATAAGATCACGACCATTTGTCCCTGGATCCGAGGGGGGCTGACAGGTTTTTGCATGCTCAATGACCTTTGAGAAGTCCTTAGTTCCATCTGTTGATTTCGCAATATGCTTAACTCCAGGATATCCTGCTGGTCCGGTGGTATAGATCTTGTCCTTGTATTGATCCTTGGGTGGCACGATACAATTCGTAGTGACGACAATAGGACCGTTGAACTTCTCAAACTCCTCTTTCTGGTGCCACCAGGAAGATCCGTAGTTCCCAACAAGGTGAGAGAACTTCTTCAGGTTTGGGTAAGCATTTGCGGGTAACATTTCTCCATGAGTGTAGATATCAACACCACTATCTTTGGACTGCTCCAGGAGCTGTTCCAGGTCACGAAGGTCGTGACCTGTGATGAGAATACCTGGTTTCGTACCTGCCGTGGTTTTTACCGAAGTAATCTCAGGATTCCCATACGTTTTAGAATTTGCAGAATCGAGCAGTGCAAGCACTTTTACCCCCACTGAACCACACTCAAGAACCAGGGCGGTCATCTGATCAGCCGGCAGAACGCGAAGAGTCGAATCCAGTCCTTTCTGGATAAATTTCGTAATTTCATCATCCGTGTATCCGAGCATCTCGGCATGATGATAGTAGGCAGCGAGTCCTTTCAAACCAAAGATCAACATTGCTTGAAGGGAATGAACATCATCATCGACATGTGCAAGGTCAGCGATTTCTTTCGCTTTGGCTTGGATATCAGCATCACTCTTTGGTGTCCAGGTACAGGCATCTGGTTCGTTGTCTCCTGATTTCGGTATGGCATCCCTAATGATAACTGCTTGATTGATTAATTCCTTAATTCTCTGGTCGTCGAAGTTAGTATTCGTCAGGGTTGCGAACAGAGCCTCGGTGATAAAAGATCCAGCATCTTTGTTACCCTCTCCCTTTACAATTGCAGGTATGTTTCTCGCTGATATCCCTTTGCATAGATAAATAAGCACATCCTGGAAACCTGCGGTGTGATCCTCTTTTCCACAAACGCCTTTCACAGTACATCCGGTTCCCCGGGCGGTTTCTTCACATTGATAACAAAACATGGATTATCTCCTTCAGTATGGATATGATACAAGATATCCTTTGCATATTAAATTATTAATAATAGAGAGTATCAGAAAATATACTGTGCAAGAGATCTGCACTGTCAATATGACAGTGAAATACCTGACCCGGAAATGGACCTTCCTTATAATCCTGGAGTTGTACAAGGGAGATAAGTATACCCGCCGGTTTTCTGAGCTGAAAGATGCATTAGAAGAGATAACTCCGAAGATCCTTTCAGAGAGGCTAAAAGAACTTGAAGAGGAAGGAATTATTTTAAAAAAGGTTGATGCGACCTCATTTCCGGTAAGATGCGACTATACGCTCACCGAAAGTGGTCTTGACCTGGTTGAGATTATCCGGGGGATTAAGAAATGGGCTTTGAAATGGAAGATCGACAATATTCCCTGTGGGGAGCAGGATTGTAAAAACTGTGTACTCTGATACTACCTATGAGAAACAACAAAATTAATCAGGATTTAATGAAAACCACCCCTCTGATTGTCATACTCAAAAACCGAATCTGACAAAAGAAAGGTCAAGGTTTTTCAAAGAGGATAGTATAATTAAATCTGCTTCCATCCCACACCTTTTCCACAAATCCAGTTTCATTGGCAAGCTCTCGAACCGCCTTTACTCTCTGGAAGTGCGGATCCCGAATTGTCTCCTCAATAAGTAATAGTCCACCGGATTTCAACGCCCCATAAATCTCTTTCATTGCTCTTTTACGGTCAGGAATCTCACCAAGAACAGTGATCATAACAATACGGTCATACCTCTCCGGCTCAAGTTTTCCTTCTCCAATACCCCCCTGTAGATACATGATGTTTCCGTCTCCGTCTTTATCTGCCCTTTTTTTCACCTCTTCAAGCATACCTTCCTGTATATCCATCGCAGTGACTGTCC comes from Methanospirillum hungatei and encodes:
- the rd gene encoding rubredoxin, encoding MDSYECTVCGYVYDPAKGDEKNQIPPGTAFEDLPDDWLCPLCLEGKEVFEKVS
- the hcp gene encoding hydroxylamine reductase — protein: MFCYQCEETARGTGCTVKGVCGKEDHTAGFQDVLIYLCKGISARNIPAIVKGEGNKDAGSFITEALFATLTNTNFDDQRIKELINQAVIIRDAIPKSGDNEPDACTWTPKSDADIQAKAKEIADLAHVDDDVHSLQAMLIFGLKGLAAYYHHAEMLGYTDDEITKFIQKGLDSTLRVLPADQMTALVLECGSVGVKVLALLDSANSKTYGNPEITSVKTTAGTKPGILITGHDLRDLEQLLEQSKDSGVDIYTHGEMLPANAYPNLKKFSHLVGNYGSSWWHQKEEFEKFNGPIVVTTNCIVPPKDQYKDKIYTTGPAGYPGVKHIAKSTDGTKDFSKVIEHAKTCQPPSDPGTNGRDLITGCAHEAVLALAGTVVEAVKNGDIKRFIVMAGCDGRRAERQYYTDFALALPKDTVILTAGCAKFRYNFLDLGTIGGIPRVIDAGQCNDCYSLVVIAQALAKAFGVDINELPISYNIAWYEQKACLVLYALLSLGVKNITLGPKLPGFVSPGVLKVLVDNFNIGKNSTVEEDMKRMVPA
- a CDS encoding AAA family ATPase; translated protein: MEPITHLKEEIQILCAGFSSHFIERDEEIRGAILAILSNENILYLGPPGTAKTYLAQNICNSIKGAEFFSYLLTRFTTPEEIFGPLSLQSLERDEFRRKTEGCLPSSHIAFLDEIFKANSSILNSLLTILNERRFHNGTDIINTPLLTVFGASNELPEEDENLEALYDRFLFRYDVRYIQSPDNVRTLLFCTDTSFIPPVTLTTDKVAQIRNQARSVSIPEEVQNSILSLKRQLEHQDGEDDENVRVSDRRWKKITGVLKVAAAANGTKTVDRTMLLLLQHLLWDLPEQKDRIRSIIIEHMVTGGTDTKRLEVGIRQVYRMLTQEDGIHENARLPVPVFAHDSDGNKQKIISFGELIAASKEKKYYYFSIETSFSTGYPFSQIMGILESEYQFSPKRYQASEIREICEAEYANLMEEYQKFVNTVRDDSNLLKQNLEANIWLTCSDIDEVLSVRQNYLAWLPLLEENMNALSVAIRS
- a CDS encoding winged helix-turn-helix transcriptional regulator produces the protein MQEICTVNMTVKYLTRKWTFLIILELYKGDKYTRRFSELKDALEEITPKILSERLKELEEEGIILKKVDATSFPVRCDYTLTESGLDLVEIIRGIKKWALKWKIDNIPCGEQDCKNCVL
- a CDS encoding class I SAM-dependent methyltransferase, translating into MDLLIFIGILFLVIVILSLGWRFASQRRSLPCPVWMKWMLDPPFSWMSGRTKKTLKHLNLSSGMQVLDAGCGPGRLSIPMAKLIGPFGTVTAMDIQEGMLEEVKKRADKDGDGNIMYLQGGIGEGKLEPERYDRIVMITVLGEIPDRKRAMKEIYGALKSGGLLLIEETIRDPHFQRVKAVRELANETGFVEKVWDGSRFNYTILFEKP
- a CDS encoding VWA domain-containing protein — its product is MNPFLSSPEPLYPNSPIGRNLVRDIAIVPRRISYNIREELVSIMVLELMEGIHCTIRDSHKFRERYGIFYQILIHLRYSPLWHEIQDLAGDSPETAAPAARFFITKILDLLDRAYVPGTELYADIDEEIQAFLVALEHSGDETVQDKPDTMTTDLSSLLHELTELLSRLTTDDLGYPPVLNEFCRDCMTAIEHCKDGEEQKEHQSAPESNTLENLLDEFEQAVHDLEKKADPEKDDSGGTKTSVPQNGPGGHGEGTIRADNLSRIASLIHKILDHFQGQDMQLTELDGIQPEFWKSGEESRRLQSILQKTVIDPASSLIQSLDPHRRAIRFLAEAQPGTDWGLDMTSEKIAVIEKLELFARYAEKNQELKRIIRQIGRMRYDIGVLSHGISPMSRSEMYSITRSRDIARLLPIEMVKISHPKLKLKFFADFSEGKLLTYNLKGPGQAGGKPKKKMGPVVALVDTSGSMNGFPETIAKSIIFALATRMVREKRDVKVILFSGPGDTSEIEMSPERMMTDGFLLFLQRSFGGGTDFMTALYSGLESLHQPAFRGADLLFLTDGVSEISGRGVITEWKRVKKEQDARIFSFIIGGDDVGGLSSISDYVYFIEEDPERMLRIIPSPDNPAL